The following proteins come from a genomic window of Anabas testudineus chromosome 3, fAnaTes1.2, whole genome shotgun sequence:
- the LOC113174012 gene encoding interferon regulatory factor 1-like: MQQPVRLRLRPWLEEQIQSGKYPGVSWLDQSARIFQIPWKHAARHGWSIDRDATLFRSWAMHTGRYRPGKDKPDPKTWKANFRCALNSLPDICELREHSRKRGSNAYRVYRMLPSTQTHRRRRGLRLFSRPRERHTSLGDDTFNTHTWHPTTTTTAMTAPISDTPQKVEATAGDTFSSSQTHGMWENKPEDQEQSEAVFKLMDHLSNTDLWNQTGEHRGWRPHTLWDHWQCAGDDNPYPPHTENYSDLFGPSYIKELSDWSTHQQTLMPQP; the protein is encoded by the exons ATGCAACAACCGGTCCGGCTGAGGCTGAGGCCGTGGCTGGAGGAGCAGATTCAGTCTGGGAAGTATCCCGGAGTCAGCTGGCTGGACCAG TCAGCACGGATCTTTCAAATTCCATGGAAACATGCTGCTCGTCATGGCTGGAGTATTGACCGGGATGCTACACTCTTCAGGAGCTGGGCGATGCACACTG GACGGTACCGGCCAGGCAAAGACAAACCAGATCCAAAGACGTGGAAGGCAAATTTCCGCTGTGCTTTGAATTCTCTGCCCGACATCTGTGAGTTGCGGGAACACAGCAGGAAGAGAGGCAGCAACGCCTACAGGGTCTACAGGATGCTGcccagcacacaaacacacagacgtaGAAGAG GTCTGCGGTTGTTCAGCAGGCCCAGAGAAAGACACACGAGTTTAGGAGATGACACATTCAACACGCACACTTGGCATCCCACAACAACAACGACCGCGATGACAGCACCCATTTCAGACACACCACAGAAGGTGGAGGCCACTGCAGGAGACACATTCAGCAGCAGTCAAACACACG GGATGTGGGAGAACAAACCAGAGGACCAGGAGCAGAGTGAGGCGGTGTTCAAG CTGATGGACCACCTAAGCAATACTGACCTCTGGAACCAGACTGGGGAGCATAGAGGATGGAgaccacacacactgtgggACCACTGgcagt GTGCTGGTGATGATAACCCGTATCCTCCGCACACAGAGAACTACAGTGATCTGTTTGGTCCCAGCTACATCAAGGAACTCAGTGACTGGTCCACACATCAGCAAACACTGATGCCGCAGCCGTGA